Proteins encoded within one genomic window of Mesobacillus subterraneus:
- a CDS encoding recombinase family protein, whose amino-acid sequence MIFGYVSVSSKNQSLASQLRELKECGCDRMYQEKQSCKDFERPVYKEMRSNMCSGDVIVVHDLSGFGRNKREIRDEWEALVEEEIDIVVLNTPILDTRKYKELEGVGQLVSDLVLILLSWMVEVERTRIKTAQREGIEIAKKQGKFRGGKKKYYKGANGKDKVLYDEVVRCLNENLSVMDIHRKTGLSRNTIYTIKQEIQITETT is encoded by the coding sequence TTGATTTTTGGATACGTCAGTGTAAGTTCAAAAAATCAAAGCCTTGCAAGCCAGTTACGAGAATTAAAAGAGTGTGGCTGTGATAGGATGTATCAGGAAAAACAATCTTGTAAGGATTTTGAAAGACCAGTATACAAGGAAATGCGTTCAAATATGTGTTCTGGAGATGTAATAGTTGTCCATGATTTAAGTGGATTTGGTCGAAATAAACGGGAAATAAGAGATGAATGGGAAGCTCTTGTTGAAGAGGAAATTGATATTGTTGTTCTTAATACACCTATTTTGGATACACGAAAGTATAAGGAACTAGAAGGTGTGGGTCAGTTAGTATCCGATCTAGTGCTTATTCTTTTATCATGGATGGTAGAAGTGGAACGAACTCGTATTAAAACCGCTCAGAGAGAAGGCATTGAAATAGCGAAGAAACAGGGTAAGTTTCGGGGAGGTAAAAAAAAATATTACAAAGGAGCTAATGGAAAAGATAAAGTTCTTTATGATGAAGTAGTTAGATGTTTAAATGAAAATTTAAGTGTAATGGACATTCATCGTAAAACAGGCTTATCAAGAAATACTATTTACACTATCAAACAAGAAATTCAAATTACTGAAACTACCTAA
- a CDS encoding HEPN domain-containing protein produces the protein MNNQVVEKKIKDCFKEIQYVKRTLKRFKPLDKEREFFSKYILIYISGVLEISYKTLISDYCVEKSNVQLHNFFETIIVKKSKNATIDNICEILKNIDPEIKKSFKENLKKNRHYEEIKSSVESLNTLRHSFAHGILTEKVYFADIEKYYLQSVKMLIILDKTISTRPVLSQQ, from the coding sequence ATGAATAATCAAGTTGTTGAAAAAAAAATAAAAGATTGTTTTAAAGAAATTCAATATGTAAAAAGGACATTGAAAAGGTTTAAGCCTTTGGATAAAGAAAGAGAATTTTTTTCGAAATATATATTAATATATATTTCGGGTGTTTTAGAAATAAGCTACAAAACGCTCATTTCGGATTATTGTGTTGAAAAATCAAATGTCCAATTGCATAATTTCTTTGAAACAATTATTGTTAAAAAGTCTAAGAATGCAACCATAGATAATATATGTGAGATTCTCAAAAATATAGATCCAGAAATAAAAAAATCTTTTAAAGAGAATTTAAAAAAGAATAGACACTATGAAGAAATAAAGTCTTCAGTTGAATCTTTGAATACCTTAAGGCACTCTTTTGCACATGGAATACTTACAGAGAAAGTTTACTTTGCTGATATAGAGAAATACTATTTACAGTCAGTAAAGATGTTAATAATTCTAGATAAGACTATTTCAACCAGGCCTGTACTTAGCCAACAGTAA
- a CDS encoding DUF262 domain-containing protein, with product MIEKHYDQEQEELFERIHNEENEEADEEIYDIKSWGADLSFRELIMMFDDDDLIKPEIQRNYVWDKTMASRFIESILMGLPVPSIFLSKMKNDKYLIIDGFQRFMTVYDFVKGLFNDQTPFKLTNSKKIQPKWAGKSFIELSEDDKRKIKTTTIHAIIFDHKDDASLFQIFERINTGGRSLSSQEIRNCLYHNEMNKLLLQLNQNKDWRYIYGNDKYDRMTDVEHILRFFAFKSDDVKSKMSGQLLLKRYLSEFMGDERIYKNEKILMEYKEEFDKVIKYIRKNFNKEIFKARNSFKSPIFDSIAIATAHALSVNKDLEDISQDKIDSLLKDEDFNTYTTLRTTNYEHINKRINIAANKLYGLKYLNE from the coding sequence ATGATAGAGAAACATTATGATCAAGAACAAGAAGAACTTTTTGAGAGAATACATAATGAAGAAAACGAAGAAGCGGATGAAGAGATTTATGATATAAAGTCTTGGGGTGCTGATCTTTCATTTAGGGAACTAATAATGATGTTTGACGATGACGACCTTATAAAGCCAGAAATTCAGAGAAACTATGTCTGGGATAAAACTATGGCTAGTCGTTTTATAGAGTCCATTCTTATGGGTTTACCAGTTCCTAGTATCTTTTTAAGTAAAATGAAAAATGATAAATATTTAATTATTGATGGATTTCAAAGGTTTATGACTGTTTATGACTTTGTTAAAGGATTATTTAATGATCAAACACCTTTCAAGTTAACAAATTCTAAAAAAATCCAACCTAAATGGGCAGGTAAATCTTTTATTGAACTAAGTGAAGATGATAAAAGAAAGATAAAAACAACTACAATTCATGCTATTATATTTGACCATAAAGATGATGCCAGTTTATTTCAAATTTTTGAACGTATAAATACTGGAGGAAGAAGTTTGTCATCTCAAGAAATTCGGAATTGCTTATATCATAATGAGATGAATAAACTTCTGTTACAGCTTAATCAAAACAAAGATTGGCGATACATTTACGGTAACGATAAATACGACAGAATGACAGATGTTGAGCATATTCTTCGCTTTTTTGCGTTTAAATCGGATGATGTAAAGTCTAAGATGTCTGGCCAACTGCTATTAAAAAGATATTTAAGCGAATTTATGGGTGACGAACGAATATATAAGAATGAAAAAATACTTATGGAATACAAAGAAGAGTTTGATAAAGTAATAAAATATATTCGTAAAAATTTTAATAAGGAGATATTTAAAGCTAGAAATTCTTTTAAATCTCCAATTTTTGATTCCATTGCAATTGCAACAGCACACGCATTATCTGTCAATAAGGATCTTGAAGATATTTCTCAGGATAAAATTGATTCATTGCTCAAGGACGAAGATTTTAATACGTATACTACTTTAAGAACAACAAACTATGAACATATTAATAAGCGAATAAATATTGCTGCTAATAAATTATATGGACTGAAATATCTGAATGAATAA
- the istA gene encoding IS21 family transposase yields MIHYRKILELYDEGISLRGIAASTGHSRQKVTEIIELAGKKGLECPLEEEMDDRWIEDFLFPEKTMEGSGRQPLDFEYIHKELAKPNVTLSLLHHEYEARSRANNTIPYSYRSFVRYYSNYAQKYKATMRIRRKPGEIMEVDWAGSTLFIIDRDTGEKVKAYVFVATLPCSQFSYAEATLSMDRHSWINAHIHAYEYFGGVTQILVSDNLKTGVTKHTSRELVLNPTYKEMANHYNTIIMPARVRSPKDKASVEGSVGTISTWIIAALRNTHCFSIEELNVELRKKLEEYNQRPFTRKEGCRFSAFEEEEKFALSPLPATPYKISEWRTAKVKPDYHISVDSMFYSVPYEYINQDVDVKLTDDMVVVYFKHMWLTSHKRLYGRFGQPSTLPEHMPDNHKLYVEHTPEVAIEWYQQHWLLHYYCRSIPFRLLSV; encoded by the coding sequence ATGATCCATTATCGTAAGATATTGGAATTATATGACGAGGGAATTAGTCTAAGGGGCATTGCCGCCAGTACTGGTCACTCTCGGCAGAAAGTAACTGAAATCATTGAATTGGCTGGAAAGAAAGGATTGGAATGCCCGCTAGAGGAGGAAATGGACGATAGATGGATTGAGGATTTTCTTTTTCCTGAAAAGACCATGGAAGGCTCCGGCAGACAGCCTCTTGATTTTGAGTACATTCACAAAGAGTTAGCTAAACCGAATGTTACTCTGTCTCTTTTGCATCATGAATACGAAGCACGTAGCCGTGCGAATAACACGATTCCTTACTCCTATCGGAGTTTTGTACGGTATTACAGTAATTATGCTCAAAAGTACAAGGCGACAATGCGTATTCGAAGAAAACCAGGCGAAATAATGGAGGTTGATTGGGCTGGGTCCACACTTTTCATTATTGATAGAGATACTGGGGAAAAAGTGAAGGCGTATGTATTTGTCGCTACATTACCGTGCAGTCAGTTTTCCTATGCGGAAGCAACGCTTTCAATGGATCGGCATTCCTGGATTAACGCACATATACATGCGTATGAATATTTTGGCGGCGTAACTCAGATACTGGTTTCGGATAATCTGAAAACCGGTGTAACGAAGCACACTTCTAGGGAACTTGTGTTGAATCCTACGTACAAGGAAATGGCCAATCATTACAATACAATCATTATGCCAGCACGTGTGCGCAGCCCTAAAGATAAAGCGAGTGTTGAAGGCTCTGTTGGTACGATTTCAACATGGATTATAGCAGCACTGAGGAATACGCATTGTTTTAGCATCGAAGAATTAAATGTGGAATTACGTAAGAAACTTGAGGAATATAACCAGCGTCCTTTTACCAGAAAAGAAGGATGCCGTTTTTCTGCTTTTGAGGAAGAGGAGAAATTTGCGCTTTCCCCTCTCCCAGCCACGCCTTACAAAATATCTGAATGGAGAACGGCGAAAGTAAAGCCTGATTACCACATATCTGTAGACAGTATGTTTTACTCCGTGCCATACGAATATATTAATCAGGATGTGGATGTGAAGCTTACCGATGATATGGTTGTAGTCTATTTTAAGCACATGTGGCTAACTTCACACAAACGATTATATGGGAGATTCGGTCAGCCATCAACCCTTCCGGAGCATATGCCCGATAATCATAAGTTATATGTAGAGCACACGCCCGAAGTAGCGATTGAGTGGTACCAGCAGCATTGGCTCCTCCACTACTATTGTCGTTCAATACCTTTTAGACTCCTATCAGTCTGA
- a CDS encoding YkvA family protein — MKSAKEHFSDVKFWEKVKKFGKKAGSSLIYMVLLLYFTLQKPDLPLSARATIIGALGYFILPLDLIPDLTPGVGFTDDLGAIGVALFQIAIFIDKDVKDKAKAKLRDWFGNDVDTSEIDERLD; from the coding sequence ATGAAATCAGCGAAAGAGCATTTTTCAGATGTTAAGTTTTGGGAAAAGGTAAAAAAGTTTGGGAAAAAAGCAGGTTCTTCTTTGATATACATGGTACTGTTACTATATTTTACTCTTCAAAAACCAGACTTACCCTTATCAGCAAGAGCAACTATTATAGGAGCACTAGGGTATTTTATACTCCCTTTAGATTTAATCCCAGACTTAACACCCGGAGTAGGATTCACTGATGATCTTGGTGCTATTGGAGTTGCTTTATTCCAAATAGCGATTTTTATAGATAAAGACGTTAAAGATAAAGCGAAAGCAAAATTAAGAGACTGGTTCGGGAATGATGTGGATACTTCGGAAATTGATGAAAGATTAGACTAA
- a CDS encoding restriction endonuclease, with product MKKSSKKQDKQTESIMTLISMAVFGLVFYLTESLITAAIALLVMMLIAVIFVLVLNQNKLKKLRDSGIFEIDMMDGTQFEHYLRELYLAYGYKATVTRASGDFGADLILNKNGRKIVVQAKRYKKNVGVKAVQEVKSAELHYGADESWVVTNSYFTKAAYQLANSNSVILIDRDQLVKDIVFLQSKSNTAM from the coding sequence ATGAAAAAAAGTTCCAAGAAACAAGATAAGCAGACGGAAAGTATAATGACACTTATATCAATGGCTGTCTTCGGATTAGTCTTTTATTTAACAGAATCGTTAATTACGGCAGCAATAGCGTTATTGGTTATGATGTTAATTGCGGTTATATTTGTTCTCGTCCTTAATCAAAATAAACTAAAAAAATTAAGGGATTCCGGGATTTTCGAAATCGATATGATGGATGGTACCCAATTCGAGCATTATTTAAGGGAATTGTATTTAGCATACGGATATAAAGCAACAGTAACGAGGGCCAGCGGTGATTTTGGAGCGGATCTTATACTAAATAAAAATGGCAGAAAAATAGTTGTCCAAGCCAAACGATATAAAAAGAATGTGGGAGTTAAAGCAGTACAGGAGGTTAAATCTGCAGAGCTTCATTACGGTGCTGACGAATCCTGGGTTGTGACAAACAGTTATTTCACCAAAGCAGCATACCAGCTTGCAAATTCAAATTCAGTAATTCTTATCGATAGAGATCAATTAGTCAAAGACATAGTCTTTCTACAATCAAAATCGAATACAGCAATGTAA
- a CDS encoding M48 family metallopeptidase has translation MVHTFLGETIGYDVIYKNRQTIGIYMDLYGHVEVHAPKGTSDASVLQILEGQWDLILQRAKEMKERASAGREKEYGPGGQFLYLGRLYHILISQDADIEKDNAVFEADKLHVYVKEQNEESIKQALKRFYYQQCKALVEKRVKFFQSEFKIKPRSIRITDSKANWGTCDSMRNLTFNWKLSMAPMEVIDYVVVHEMCHMVHMNHDRSFWRLVGKIMPEYERYERWLAVSGWRMEV, from the coding sequence ATGGTCCATACATTTTTGGGTGAAACAATCGGGTATGATGTGATTTATAAAAATCGGCAAACAATCGGCATTTATATGGATTTGTACGGCCATGTCGAAGTCCACGCTCCTAAGGGGACCTCAGATGCAAGTGTGCTTCAAATCCTAGAAGGCCAATGGGACTTGATCCTGCAAAGGGCGAAGGAAATGAAAGAGCGGGCCTCAGCCGGTAGGGAAAAAGAGTACGGACCAGGCGGACAGTTTCTATATTTGGGGAGGCTCTATCACATTCTGATTTCCCAGGATGCAGATATCGAAAAAGACAATGCCGTGTTCGAGGCAGACAAGCTCCACGTATATGTGAAAGAGCAAAATGAAGAGAGCATCAAACAGGCTTTGAAGCGATTTTACTATCAGCAGTGCAAGGCATTAGTCGAAAAACGGGTTAAATTTTTTCAAAGCGAATTCAAAATAAAGCCGCGCTCGATTCGAATCACGGACAGTAAGGCGAACTGGGGAACGTGTGATTCCATGAGGAATTTGACATTCAATTGGAAGCTGTCCATGGCACCAATGGAAGTGATTGATTATGTTGTCGTCCATGAAATGTGCCATATGGTCCATATGAATCACGACCGTTCATTTTGGCGGCTTGTCGGAAAAATCATGCCTGAATATGAACGGTATGAGCGCTGGCTCGCTGTGTCGGGGTGGAGGATGGAGGTTTAG
- a CDS encoding ribonuclease E inhibitor RraB, whose protein sequence is MMKFPNDADGEALRSLFNEGVSFKKPQPVEFFIAVPDKATGEKLLPVLKEAGFHGLLDQDDETDEWACSCSKRMLLNHSELKKSAGKAG, encoded by the coding sequence ATGATGAAATTTCCAAACGACGCGGATGGAGAAGCATTGCGCAGTTTGTTTAATGAAGGTGTCAGTTTTAAAAAGCCGCAGCCAGTCGAGTTTTTTATAGCTGTGCCGGATAAGGCAACTGGCGAAAAGCTTCTGCCCGTATTGAAGGAAGCAGGCTTTCATGGCTTACTCGATCAGGATGATGAGACAGATGAGTGGGCTTGCAGCTGCTCGAAAAGGATGCTCCTTAACCATAGCGAATTAAAAAAAAGTGCAGGAAAAGCTGGATAA
- a CDS encoding cold-shock protein has product MEQGTVKWFNAEKGFGFIEREGGEDVFVHFSAIQSEGFKSLDEGQKVTFDVEQGARGPQAANVQKA; this is encoded by the coding sequence ATGGAACAAGGTACAGTTAAATGGTTTAACGCAGAAAAAGGTTTCGGATTCATCGAGCGCGAAGGTGGAGAAGATGTATTCGTTCATTTCTCTGCAATCCAATCTGAAGGCTTCAAATCATTAGACGAAGGTCAAAAAGTTACTTTCGACGTTGAGCAAGGTGCACGTGGACCTCAAGCTGCTAACGTTCAAAAAGCTTAA
- a CDS encoding CarD family transcriptional regulator, with protein sequence MEVDYLFQIDDTIVYPMHGVGIIKAIEEKEISGEKQQYYVIKMLIGNMQVMIPVGKILSSNIRPVTDISAIKHIMNIFQHGESDRLLPWKQRYKLNTDKIKTGKIQECTEVVRDLMRIKKEKALNTSEKQMLDNAHKFLISELGLIKGITDHQIKSFC encoded by the coding sequence ATGGAGGTGGATTATTTGTTTCAAATTGACGATACCATTGTTTATCCAATGCACGGTGTAGGTATAATTAAAGCTATAGAAGAAAAGGAAATCTCAGGGGAAAAGCAACAGTATTATGTCATAAAAATGTTAATCGGTAATATGCAGGTCATGATTCCTGTGGGTAAAATATTGAGTTCAAATATACGGCCTGTTACTGACATAAGTGCAATAAAACACATCATGAACATTTTCCAACATGGAGAATCTGATCGTTTACTGCCGTGGAAACAAAGGTATAAACTGAACACGGACAAAATTAAAACAGGTAAAATACAAGAATGTACTGAAGTTGTACGTGATTTAATGCGTATAAAGAAAGAAAAAGCACTTAATACAAGCGAAAAGCAAATGCTAGATAACGCACATAAATTTTTGATCAGTGAACTGGGATTAATTAAAGGGATTACTGATCATCAAATAAAAAGTTTCTGTTAA
- a CDS encoding GNAT family N-acetyltransferase has translation MLVFETERLKVRWLEVSDQEFIFKLLNEPGWLKYIGDKGIRSLEDAMNYILIGPRKMYERVGFGLFMVELKESQLPVGLCGLIKRDGLEDVDIGYAFLEEYQSNGYAFESAKGTLEYAYNLGLDRIVAITTKDNASSSKLLEKLGMDFEGYVTLPQSNEELKLYAINAAK, from the coding sequence TTGCTAGTATTTGAGACGGAACGTTTGAAAGTCCGCTGGCTAGAAGTCAGTGATCAAGAGTTTATTTTTAAGTTGCTGAATGAACCAGGATGGCTGAAATATATCGGAGATAAAGGCATTCGGTCGCTTGAGGATGCTATGAACTATATTTTGATCGGGCCAAGAAAGATGTATGAACGAGTAGGTTTCGGTCTTTTTATGGTTGAACTAAAAGAAAGCCAACTGCCGGTTGGTCTATGCGGTTTGATTAAACGGGATGGGCTGGAGGATGTGGATATTGGATATGCCTTTCTTGAAGAATATCAATCAAATGGATATGCCTTTGAATCAGCAAAAGGAACATTGGAATATGCCTATAATCTAGGTTTGGATCGGATCGTGGCTATTACAACCAAAGACAATGCATCCTCCTCAAAACTCCTTGAAAAGCTTGGTATGGATTTTGAAGGATACGTGACTCTTCCTCAAAGCAATGAAGAGTTAAAACTCTATGCTATAAACGCAGCAAAATAA
- the arr gene encoding NAD(+)--rifampin ADP-ribosyltransferase translates to MNDIKAVLDNGPFFHGTKAELNIGDFLEPQHLSNYQDKKSNYIYFTATLDAAKWGAELATSQSKERIYIVEPLGDFENDPNLTDKKFPGNPTRSYRSKSPLKIIAELGSWARHTDEEINHMHTFLKKSREQGTAVIDD, encoded by the coding sequence ATGAATGACATAAAAGCGGTCTTAGATAATGGTCCTTTCTTTCACGGTACTAAAGCAGAACTGAATATTGGAGATTTTTTAGAACCGCAGCACTTATCAAATTACCAAGACAAAAAATCGAATTATATATATTTCACTGCAACATTAGATGCAGCTAAATGGGGTGCTGAATTAGCAACATCTCAATCAAAAGAAAGAATTTACATTGTAGAACCCTTAGGTGATTTTGAAAATGATCCGAACTTAACTGACAAAAAATTCCCCGGAAACCCAACGCGTTCGTATAGGTCTAAATCTCCTTTGAAAATCATAGCTGAATTAGGTTCATGGGCAAGACATACCGATGAAGAAATAAATCATATGCATACATTTTTAAAAAAATCACGTGAACAAGGAACCGCAGTAATAGATGATTAA